Proteins encoded within one genomic window of Humulus lupulus chromosome 1, drHumLupu1.1, whole genome shotgun sequence:
- the LOC133777727 gene encoding uncharacterized protein LOC133777727 isoform X1 — protein MSSSSSTTNGVALSLLLFLFSSSLVLQSWQVLASPAQEQTIKRLDPLRHFKYFNGVYDVRNKHYWASTAFTGVHGYAIAGVWLVFGIGIGIFMSVKHRSINNWPIKDLLDNHYLLTFLMVLFFTILAIGASSLVLLANQSSMKRMENLKGTILSVGGEVRRSLKHVMKAMTHMQYLLVPYDPSMASTLNTTTHRLGNESRIVQNFVDKNGRSIERAIKISYVAHIVVVTTNLVLITTALVLILLHWYPAFVFLIFLCWISTTLIWVLTGFDFFLHTLAEDTCYAFKDFELNPQKSSLSTMLPCMDSSYSNKMMVEIGFIVHTFIIQLNSKIPDYYKLLGFDGGVQNDYLSGFVTICNPFNGAPNYSYIPESCPKNAIPIGHIPHVLASFTCYENDNERCQRDGKFVSEEIYNMASAYSRSTQDILNVYPDLQSLTECRLVKDKFSYVVLHECVPFRVAVRLLWLSMLSLSVIMVVLVLIWVTKAIQDKGRRFSLCSVIPQPRPRDIIHRL, from the exons AtgtctagtagtagtagtactaccaATGGAGTtgctctttctcttcttctctttttgttCTCATCATCTTTGGTTTTACAAAGCTGGCAAGTTCTAGCGTCTCCAGCCCAAGAACAGACCATCAAACGACTTGATCCACTGCGTCATTTCAAGTACTTCAATGGAGTTTACGATGTTAGAAACAAGCATTACTGGGCT TCTACGGCATTTACAGGAGTTCATGGATATGCAATTGCAGGAGTGTGGTTAGTGTTTGGAATTGGCATAGGAATTTTCATGAGTGTTAAGCACAGGAGCATAAACAATTGGCCAATCAAAGACTTATTGGATAATCACTATCTTCTAACCTTCTTGATGGTCCTTTTCTTTACCATTCTTGCCAT AGGGGCATCGAGTTTGGTGCTCTTGGCAAACCAGAGCTCTATGAAGAGAATGGAAAATTTAAAGGGAACCATATTGAGCGTAGGAGGAGAGGTTAGAAGGAGCCTAAAACATGTAATGAAAGCAATGACACATATGCAATATCTTTTGGTGCCGTACGATCCAAGTATGGCTTCAACTTTAAACACCACAACTCATCGATTAGGGAATGAGTCAAGAATCGTCCAAAATTTTGTTGACAAGAATGGCCGCTCCATTGAACGAGCTATTAAGATTTC CTATGTTGCACATATTGTGGTTGTGACAACCAACTTGGTCTTAATCACTACAGCATTAG TTCTCATCCTGCTTCATTGGTACCCAGCATTTGTCTT CTTAATTTTTCTGTGCTGGATATCAACAACACTAATCTGGGTTTTGACTGGCTTTGATTTCTTCCTTCACAC CCTTGCAGAAGATACATGTTATGCTTTCAAAGATTTTGAATTAAACCCACAAAAGAGTAGTCTAAGCACAATGCTACCATGCATGGATTCATCTTACTCGAATAAAATGATGGTTGAAATAGGATTCATAGTACATACTTTTATAATTCAG TTGAATTCTAAAATACCAGACTACTATAAATTGCTTGGATTTGATGGTGGAGTACAAAACGACTACTTATCCGGATTTGTAACTATTTGTAACCCTTTTAATGGAGCTCCTAACTACAGTTACATCCCAGAAAGTTGCCCAAAAAACGCCATTCCAATTGGTCACATTCCACAT GTTCTTGCAAGCTTCACTTGTTATGAAAACGACAACGAAAGATGCCAAAGAGATGGGAAATTTGTGAGCGAAGAAATCTACAACATGGCCTCAGCTTACAGTCGTTCTACTCAAGATATACTAAACGTATATCCAGACCTGCAAAGCCTGACTGAGTGCAGATTAGTAAAGGACAAGTTTAGTTATGTCGTTTTGCATGAATGTGTGCCGTTTCGAGTGGCGGTTCGGTTACTCTGGCTGTCGATGTTGTCGCTTTCCGTAATCATGGTCGTTTTGGTTCTGATTTGGGTCACCAAAGCTATTCAAGACAAGGGTAGACGCTTCTCATTGTGCTCTGTAATCCCTCAACCTCGACCGCGAGACATCATACACAGATTAtag
- the LOC133777727 gene encoding uncharacterized protein LOC133777727 isoform X2: protein MSVKHRSINNWPIKDLLDNHYLLTFLMVLFFTILAIGASSLVLLANQSSMKRMENLKGTILSVGGEVRRSLKHVMKAMTHMQYLLVPYDPSMASTLNTTTHRLGNESRIVQNFVDKNGRSIERAIKISYVAHIVVVTTNLVLITTALVLILLHWYPAFVFLIFLCWISTTLIWVLTGFDFFLHTLAEDTCYAFKDFELNPQKSSLSTMLPCMDSSYSNKMMVEIGFIVHTFIIQLNSKIPDYYKLLGFDGGVQNDYLSGFVTICNPFNGAPNYSYIPESCPKNAIPIGHIPHVLASFTCYENDNERCQRDGKFVSEEIYNMASAYSRSTQDILNVYPDLQSLTECRLVKDKFSYVVLHECVPFRVAVRLLWLSMLSLSVIMVVLVLIWVTKAIQDKGRRFSLCSVIPQPRPRDIIHRL, encoded by the exons ATGAGTGTTAAGCACAGGAGCATAAACAATTGGCCAATCAAAGACTTATTGGATAATCACTATCTTCTAACCTTCTTGATGGTCCTTTTCTTTACCATTCTTGCCAT AGGGGCATCGAGTTTGGTGCTCTTGGCAAACCAGAGCTCTATGAAGAGAATGGAAAATTTAAAGGGAACCATATTGAGCGTAGGAGGAGAGGTTAGAAGGAGCCTAAAACATGTAATGAAAGCAATGACACATATGCAATATCTTTTGGTGCCGTACGATCCAAGTATGGCTTCAACTTTAAACACCACAACTCATCGATTAGGGAATGAGTCAAGAATCGTCCAAAATTTTGTTGACAAGAATGGCCGCTCCATTGAACGAGCTATTAAGATTTC CTATGTTGCACATATTGTGGTTGTGACAACCAACTTGGTCTTAATCACTACAGCATTAG TTCTCATCCTGCTTCATTGGTACCCAGCATTTGTCTT CTTAATTTTTCTGTGCTGGATATCAACAACACTAATCTGGGTTTTGACTGGCTTTGATTTCTTCCTTCACAC CCTTGCAGAAGATACATGTTATGCTTTCAAAGATTTTGAATTAAACCCACAAAAGAGTAGTCTAAGCACAATGCTACCATGCATGGATTCATCTTACTCGAATAAAATGATGGTTGAAATAGGATTCATAGTACATACTTTTATAATTCAG TTGAATTCTAAAATACCAGACTACTATAAATTGCTTGGATTTGATGGTGGAGTACAAAACGACTACTTATCCGGATTTGTAACTATTTGTAACCCTTTTAATGGAGCTCCTAACTACAGTTACATCCCAGAAAGTTGCCCAAAAAACGCCATTCCAATTGGTCACATTCCACAT GTTCTTGCAAGCTTCACTTGTTATGAAAACGACAACGAAAGATGCCAAAGAGATGGGAAATTTGTGAGCGAAGAAATCTACAACATGGCCTCAGCTTACAGTCGTTCTACTCAAGATATACTAAACGTATATCCAGACCTGCAAAGCCTGACTGAGTGCAGATTAGTAAAGGACAAGTTTAGTTATGTCGTTTTGCATGAATGTGTGCCGTTTCGAGTGGCGGTTCGGTTACTCTGGCTGTCGATGTTGTCGCTTTCCGTAATCATGGTCGTTTTGGTTCTGATTTGGGTCACCAAAGCTATTCAAGACAAGGGTAGACGCTTCTCATTGTGCTCTGTAATCCCTCAACCTCGACCGCGAGACATCATACACAGATTAtag